The proteins below come from a single Isoptericola dokdonensis DS-3 genomic window:
- a CDS encoding 5'-3' exonuclease — MRLMLLDTASLYFRAYFGLPDSLRSPAGEPVNAVRGLLDMIAFLVTEHRPDRLVACWDDDWRPAFRVAAIPSYKQHRVLEERADGPDVEEMPDDLRAQVPVVVEVLSALGIARVGAPGHEADDVIGTLVARELAARTGSGSLPGAATGTPPSPAGGAAHLQVAVVTGDRDLFQLVDDAAGVGVLYPARGIRDPDVVDQARLAEKYGVPTGTAYAEMAVLRGDPSDGLPGVAGIGEKTAAKLLATFGTLDRVLAAAAAGEPGVTPSQRTKIAAAADYLAVAPGVVQVAADAPVGDVDDALPRAPRDPDALAGLVDRWGIGSSVQRVTTALAGR, encoded by the coding sequence ATGCGCCTGATGCTGCTGGACACGGCCTCGCTGTACTTCCGCGCCTACTTCGGCCTGCCGGACTCGTTGCGCTCCCCCGCGGGAGAACCGGTGAACGCGGTCCGGGGCCTGCTCGACATGATCGCGTTCCTCGTCACCGAGCACCGTCCGGACCGCCTGGTCGCGTGCTGGGACGACGACTGGCGGCCCGCGTTCCGGGTCGCGGCCATCCCCTCCTACAAGCAGCACCGGGTGCTGGAGGAGCGTGCCGACGGCCCCGACGTCGAGGAGATGCCCGACGACCTGCGCGCGCAGGTACCGGTCGTCGTGGAGGTGCTGTCGGCCCTCGGCATCGCCCGGGTCGGCGCACCGGGTCACGAGGCCGACGACGTCATCGGCACGCTCGTGGCGCGCGAGCTCGCCGCGCGCACCGGCAGCGGCTCCCTGCCGGGGGCCGCGACGGGCACACCCCCGTCGCCCGCCGGTGGAGCCGCCCACCTGCAGGTCGCCGTCGTCACGGGTGACCGGGACCTCTTCCAGCTCGTCGACGACGCCGCGGGCGTCGGCGTGCTGTACCCGGCGCGGGGCATCCGGGACCCGGACGTCGTCGACCAGGCGCGGCTGGCCGAGAAGTACGGCGTCCCCACCGGGACGGCGTACGCGGAGATGGCGGTGCTGCGCGGCGACCCGTCGGACGGTCTGCCGGGCGTGGCCGGCATCGGGGAGAAGACGGCGGCGAAGCTGCTCGCCACCTTCGGCACTCTGGACCGGGTGCTCGCCGCCGCAGCAGCCGGGGAGCCCGGTGTGACGCCGTCGCAGCGCACGAAGATCGCGGCGGCGGCCGACTACCTCGCCGTCGCGCCGGGCGTCGTGCAGGTGGCGGCCGACGCCCCGGTGGGCGACGTCGACGACGCCCTTCCCCGCGCACCCCGCGACCCGGACGCGCTGGCCGGTCTCGTCGATCGGTGGGGGATCGGCTCCAGCGTCCAGCGGGTGACGACGGCGCTGGCAGGCCGCTGA
- the crcB gene encoding fluoride efflux transporter CrcB, which produces MSGLLAFVVVAVGGGLGAAARFWVADTVKARRPSGFPWGTWVVNTAGSLVIGVVSGWIALTGAAEAWHLFLVVGFCGGFTTFSTSVVETVTILRGGRARAAVRHALGTLGASVAAVTVGLLLAGAVVGG; this is translated from the coding sequence GCGTTCGTCGTCGTCGCCGTCGGTGGCGGCCTCGGTGCGGCCGCACGGTTCTGGGTGGCGGACACCGTGAAGGCGCGCCGGCCGTCCGGCTTCCCCTGGGGCACCTGGGTGGTCAACACGGCCGGCTCCCTGGTCATCGGGGTCGTGTCCGGCTGGATCGCCCTGACCGGCGCGGCCGAGGCCTGGCACCTGTTCCTCGTCGTCGGGTTCTGCGGCGGCTTCACGACGTTCTCGACGTCGGTCGTCGAGACGGTGACCATCCTGCGTGGTGGCCGCGCCCGCGCCGCCGTCCGGCACGCGCTGGGCACGCTCGGAGCGTCCGTCGCCGCCGTGACCGTCGGGCTGCTGCTCGCCGGCGCGGTCGTGGGCGGCTGA
- a CDS encoding VOC family protein, with amino-acid sequence MPARGDVEDGAPIWIDLGTSDLPAAVAFYSALFGWEHVDFGEEFGHYGQFLHEGEPVAGVGPHQVTDQPSEWGVYLATSDVDAAVTAVVENGGTVVMGPDDVPGQGRWAMTTDATGIGLAFWEPGQHRGFTRVMEAGAPCWFEVWTTDYDATLAFYRAAVGWATEEMPNDGGWRYATNGPEESATAGIYGAPEDEGPSRWLVYLGASDVDAAAQRARELGAVVDGEPVDTPYGRQVGVTDPTGARFQLIAVDA; translated from the coding sequence ATGCCCGCACGCGGCGACGTGGAGGACGGCGCACCGATCTGGATCGACCTGGGGACGAGCGACCTGCCGGCCGCCGTCGCCTTCTACTCGGCACTGTTCGGCTGGGAGCACGTCGACTTCGGGGAGGAGTTCGGCCACTACGGGCAGTTCCTCCACGAGGGTGAACCGGTCGCCGGCGTGGGCCCGCACCAGGTGACGGACCAGCCGAGCGAGTGGGGCGTGTACCTGGCGACGTCGGACGTGGACGCCGCGGTCACGGCCGTCGTCGAGAACGGCGGGACGGTGGTGATGGGACCCGACGACGTACCCGGCCAGGGTCGCTGGGCGATGACGACGGATGCCACCGGCATCGGGCTCGCGTTCTGGGAGCCGGGGCAGCACCGCGGCTTCACGCGCGTCATGGAGGCCGGTGCCCCCTGCTGGTTCGAGGTGTGGACGACGGACTACGACGCGACGCTCGCGTTCTACCGTGCCGCCGTCGGTTGGGCGACGGAGGAGATGCCGAACGACGGCGGCTGGCGCTACGCCACCAACGGCCCGGAGGAGTCCGCGACCGCCGGCATCTACGGAGCCCCCGAGGACGAGGGCCCGAGCCGCTGGCTGGTGTACCTCGGCGCGTCCGACGTCGATGCCGCCGCGCAGCGCGCCCGCGAGCTGGGTGCCGTCGTCGACGGCGAGCCCGTGGACACCCCGTACGGCCGACAGGTCGGCGTCACCGACCCGACGGGCGCTCGCTTCCAGCTCATCGCGGTCGACGCCTGA